A genomic stretch from Chitinophaga agri includes:
- the nirB gene encoding nitrite reductase large subunit NirB — MKIVIIGNGMVSYKFCEKIISKISKDTAEIVVFGEEPRPAYDRVHLSEFFAGKTADDLLMASADWYAANNITLHLGDPVQQIDRTTKTVHSYRGITAAYDYLVIATGSSAFVPPIPGVDKKGVFIYRTIEDLELMRDYAPKAKRGVVIGGGLLGLEAAKAMLDLGITDTHVIEFAPRLMPRQIDENGSRILEQQLNQLGLAIHINKNTSEILGDDTMTGLRFADDTHLDADMLVISAGIKPRDELAKLSGLDTGHRGGIVVNDLLQTTDPDIYAIGECALYNGMVYGLVAPGYEMAEVVATHITNRLAAHTAAEKTFTGFDMSTKLKLIGIDVASFGDPFVSAETSRSIVFEDTMKGVYKRISISSDGKYLLGGILIGDADAYNMLLQTAKNKVILPPDPEDVLLGARGGSQEAGPGVMGLPDDAVICSCESITKGDICAAVEAGNETFDSIKKCTKAATCCGGCGPMVKDLITGTMKAQGKYIRNVLCEHFAYSRQELYDLIRIKNVRSFDEALDHYGAGDGCEVCKPVIASIMASLWNDMILEKGNDAVQDSNDRFLANIQKGGTYSVVPRIPGGEITPAKLLVIAQVALKYNLYTKITGGQRIDLFGAHLDDLPNIWEELIDAGFESGHAYGKALRTVKSCVGSTWCRFGLHDSVSFAIQIEERYRGLRAPHKLKSAVSGCIRECAEAQSKDFGIIATEKGWNLYVCGNGGSKPQHAILLAADLDSETCIRYIDRFLMFYIKTADPLTRTATWLNKLEGGITYLKNVVINDSLGIAAELEQEMQSLVDRYKCEWKEVVENPELRKRFSHFVNAPGTKDPTVKFDSMREQKKAAEWK; from the coding sequence ATGAAAATTGTAATTATAGGCAATGGCATGGTCAGCTACAAATTTTGTGAGAAAATAATCTCCAAAATATCAAAAGACACAGCTGAGATCGTAGTTTTCGGAGAAGAACCCCGTCCGGCGTATGACCGTGTTCACTTAAGCGAATTTTTTGCCGGCAAGACAGCGGATGACCTGTTAATGGCTTCCGCTGACTGGTACGCCGCCAATAATATTACCCTCCACCTGGGTGATCCTGTGCAACAGATAGACCGTACTACAAAGACGGTTCACTCCTACAGAGGCATCACAGCAGCTTACGACTACCTCGTCATAGCAACAGGATCGTCGGCCTTCGTACCGCCCATTCCTGGTGTGGACAAAAAAGGTGTGTTCATTTACCGCACCATAGAAGACCTGGAACTGATGCGCGACTATGCGCCCAAAGCCAAAAGAGGGGTGGTGATTGGTGGTGGCCTGCTCGGACTGGAAGCTGCCAAAGCCATGCTGGACCTGGGTATTACAGATACACATGTCATCGAATTCGCACCCAGACTGATGCCGCGCCAGATCGATGAGAACGGCTCCCGCATCCTGGAGCAGCAGTTAAATCAGCTCGGCTTAGCCATACATATCAATAAGAACACCAGTGAAATACTGGGTGATGATACCATGACAGGACTGCGTTTCGCCGACGACACACACCTGGATGCTGATATGCTGGTGATCTCTGCCGGTATTAAACCAAGAGACGAACTGGCAAAACTGAGCGGACTGGATACCGGTCACCGGGGGGGTATCGTGGTCAATGACCTGTTACAGACCACTGACCCTGACATTTATGCGATCGGTGAATGTGCCCTTTACAACGGTATGGTCTACGGACTCGTAGCACCTGGCTACGAAATGGCGGAAGTTGTCGCCACACACATCACTAACCGCCTGGCTGCGCATACTGCTGCTGAAAAAACCTTTACCGGTTTCGACATGAGCACCAAGCTGAAACTGATCGGTATAGACGTGGCCAGCTTTGGCGATCCGTTCGTATCTGCCGAGACCAGCCGCAGCATCGTGTTTGAAGACACCATGAAAGGGGTGTACAAACGTATCAGTATCTCCAGTGATGGTAAGTACCTCCTGGGCGGTATCCTGATCGGTGATGCGGATGCCTATAATATGCTGTTGCAAACAGCCAAGAACAAAGTCATCCTGCCTCCTGATCCGGAAGACGTTTTACTCGGCGCCCGCGGTGGCAGCCAGGAAGCCGGTCCCGGTGTAATGGGGCTGCCTGATGATGCCGTGATCTGTAGTTGTGAAAGTATCACCAAAGGCGATATCTGCGCTGCTGTAGAAGCGGGCAATGAAACGTTCGACTCCATAAAGAAATGTACAAAGGCAGCCACCTGCTGCGGCGGTTGCGGCCCGATGGTAAAAGACCTGATCACAGGTACGATGAAAGCCCAGGGCAAATACATCCGCAATGTGCTGTGTGAACACTTTGCCTACTCCCGCCAGGAACTCTATGACCTGATCCGTATCAAAAATGTACGCTCGTTCGATGAAGCACTCGACCACTACGGCGCGGGTGATGGTTGTGAAGTATGTAAACCGGTGATTGCCTCCATCATGGCCAGCCTCTGGAATGACATGATCCTGGAAAAAGGGAATGACGCCGTGCAGGATTCCAATGACCGCTTCCTGGCAAATATACAGAAGGGTGGTACTTATTCTGTAGTACCCCGTATCCCCGGAGGAGAGATCACACCGGCCAAACTGCTGGTGATCGCGCAGGTGGCCTTAAAGTATAACCTGTATACCAAGATCACCGGCGGTCAGCGCATCGACCTGTTTGGCGCACACCTGGACGATCTCCCGAATATATGGGAAGAGCTGATCGATGCCGGCTTTGAAAGTGGCCATGCCTACGGTAAAGCATTGCGTACAGTAAAGAGCTGTGTAGGTTCTACCTGGTGCCGTTTCGGTCTGCACGACAGTGTCAGCTTCGCCATACAGATAGAAGAACGCTATCGTGGCTTACGTGCGCCACACAAGCTGAAGTCAGCCGTATCAGGGTGTATCCGTGAATGTGCGGAAGCGCAGTCCAAAGACTTTGGCATCATCGCTACAGAGAAAGGCTGGAACCTGTATGTATGCGGTAACGGCGGCTCGAAACCGCAACATGCCATTCTACTGGCAGCTGATCTCGATAGTGAAACCTGTATCCGTTATATAGACCGTTTCCTGATGTTCTACATCAAAACCGCAGATCCGTTGACACGTACAGCTACCTGGCTGAATAAACTGGAAGGTGGTATCACCTATCTGAAGAATGTAGTGATCAATGATAGCCTGGGTATTGCTGCTGAACTGGAACAGGAAATGCAGTCACTCGTGGACAGATATAAATGCGAATGGAAAGAAGTCGTTGAAAACCCTGAGTTACGCAAACGCTTCAGCCACTTTGTCAATGCACCCGGCACGAAAGATCCAACCGTTAAGTTTGATTCAATGAGAGAGCAGAAGAAAGCTGCCGAATGGAAGTAA
- the cobA gene encoding uroporphyrinogen-III C-methyltransferase, whose amino-acid sequence MAFLSLVGAGPGDPELITLKAINVLRQADVILYDALVNESLLSYAKPGAVIRFVGKRYGCHSLSQQEINHLIVEYAQSHGHVVRLKGGDSFVFGRATEEIAAARGAGIQVQVIPGISSALAAPAGQMIPLTSRGVTESFWVTTGTTLTGEISADIDLAARSTATVIILMAMSKLEAIMDIFAGYGKSSLPVAIIQNSTTDREKVVTGTVKDIVFKAQHAGMSNPAVIVVGKVVELKDMAGTVQQLIDRNEER is encoded by the coding sequence ATGGCTTTTTTATCTTTGGTAGGTGCGGGACCAGGTGACCCGGAACTGATTACCCTGAAGGCTATCAATGTTCTTCGTCAGGCAGACGTGATCTTATATGATGCGCTCGTAAATGAGTCATTGTTATCATATGCCAAACCAGGTGCTGTGATCCGTTTTGTGGGAAAACGATATGGTTGTCATTCGCTTTCCCAGCAGGAAATCAATCACCTGATAGTAGAATATGCCCAGTCTCATGGTCATGTCGTAAGACTAAAAGGTGGGGACTCATTTGTATTTGGCCGGGCCACAGAGGAAATTGCCGCTGCCAGAGGCGCCGGTATCCAGGTACAGGTCATTCCCGGTATCTCCAGTGCACTGGCTGCCCCGGCTGGCCAGATGATACCTCTGACATCCCGTGGGGTAACGGAAAGTTTCTGGGTAACAACCGGTACAACACTGACGGGCGAGATCTCCGCTGACATCGATCTGGCTGCCCGTTCTACGGCTACTGTCATAATATTAATGGCAATGAGCAAGCTCGAAGCAATTATGGATATATTTGCAGGATACGGAAAAAGCAGTTTGCCGGTAGCCATTATTCAGAATAGTACTACTGACAGGGAAAAGGTGGTTACAGGCACTGTGAAAGACATAGTATTTAAGGCACAACATGCCGGCATGTCCAATCCGGCAGTAATAGTGGTAGGGAAAGTGGTGGAGCTGAAGGACATGGCTGGTACGGTGCAGCAATTAATTGACAGGAATGAAGAGAGATAA
- a CDS encoding Crp/Fnr family transcriptional regulator produces MKRDKQGCDLQSCMLCNLCISAWKPAIAAHRQNFTVKKGQLLFREGEPVNGIYFINTGKVKVHKHWGEGKELIVRFAREGDIVGHRGVGSEMVYPVSATTLETVNVCFIDLAFFQATLKVNHDFLHALMMFYASELQESEKNMRNLVHMPVRGRIAHALLSLLNKFGTNEEGNINMTLSRQDLASYTGTTYETAFRIMSDLIQDNIIAISGKSIAVKDPARLALVEQEAG; encoded by the coding sequence ATGAAGAGAGATAAACAAGGTTGCGACCTGCAATCCTGTATGTTATGCAATTTGTGTATATCCGCCTGGAAACCGGCTATAGCAGCACACCGACAGAATTTTACCGTAAAGAAAGGCCAACTGCTCTTTCGTGAAGGCGAGCCTGTGAATGGCATCTACTTTATCAATACCGGTAAGGTAAAGGTCCATAAGCACTGGGGCGAAGGAAAGGAACTCATCGTTCGTTTTGCCAGAGAAGGGGATATCGTCGGGCACAGGGGAGTAGGCAGTGAAATGGTTTATCCCGTATCCGCCACGACGCTTGAAACAGTGAACGTTTGTTTTATTGACCTGGCTTTTTTCCAGGCTACATTAAAAGTCAACCATGATTTCCTGCACGCATTAATGATGTTCTATGCCAGCGAATTACAGGAATCAGAAAAGAATATGCGCAACCTCGTGCATATGCCGGTGAGAGGACGTATCGCTCACGCACTGCTGTCACTGCTGAACAAGTTTGGTACGAACGAAGAAGGGAACATTAATATGACACTAAGCCGGCAGGACCTCGCCTCCTACACAGGTACTACCTATGAAACGGCTTTCCGCATCATGAGTGACCTGATACAGGACAATATTATTGCTATCTCCGGCAAGAGCATTGCCGTCAAAGATCCTGCGCGACTCGCACTGGTAGAACAGGAAGCTGGTTAA
- a CDS encoding response regulator transcription factor — protein sequence MIKVAVVEDHPIMVEGLKNILRTDAGIEVCGAYGDGKSTLTALEKAQPDVILMDVNLPDISGVTLCGEVKKKYEDVKIIALSTHDEQTVIHSMLQNGASGYVQKNALGNEIIRAIYAIMDGEEYLCSNTKEALKNADMELLKAIPRITRREKEILQLIGKGLTTMQIADQLFISTHTVESHRKNLMEKFGVNNTTSVVKLASEYKLL from the coding sequence ATGATCAAGGTAGCAGTGGTAGAAGATCACCCGATTATGGTGGAAGGATTAAAAAATATCCTGCGTACTGATGCAGGTATAGAAGTGTGCGGGGCTTACGGAGACGGTAAAAGTACATTAACAGCACTTGAAAAGGCGCAGCCCGATGTGATCCTGATGGATGTGAACCTGCCCGATATCAGTGGTGTTACACTTTGCGGAGAAGTGAAGAAAAAATATGAGGATGTCAAGATCATCGCACTGAGCACCCATGATGAACAAACTGTTATTCACAGCATGTTACAGAACGGCGCCAGCGGTTATGTACAGAAAAATGCGCTGGGTAATGAGATCATCAGGGCCATCTATGCCATTATGGATGGAGAAGAGTACCTGTGCAGCAATACGAAAGAAGCGTTGAAAAATGCAGACATGGAATTGCTGAAAGCGATCCCGCGCATTACACGCAGGGAGAAAGAAATATTACAGCTGATCGGTAAAGGTCTCACCACGATGCAGATCGCGGATCAGTTGTTCATCAGCACCCATACGGTGGAAAGCCATCGTAAGAACCTGATGGAGAAATTCGGTGTAAACAATACGACCTCGGTTGTGAAGCTGGCATCGGAGTACAAGTTGCTTTAA
- a CDS encoding tetratricopeptide repeat-containing sensor histidine kinase, producing MRIPILIVLCCITVGLYAQHRNNENSKSPAADADLYIRLARKSPIRDSVQALKYFQQALQLEEKNNNKLGIAKTYLAIGTWYNAIYNYNEAEKHLLTAREHLLKDTSREGRMMLANTKMSLGQVLGNKGETQLQTEEYLQTIPLLEKMNAVPELNNTYESLGDIFFNKSQFKTAITYYYKSLATYPDPAPYCHLIASRHLRLANSMYHLDSLQKMETQLASAKEKLDRTGVDSINIWADYYHLQGRLDVKHQMYNHAATMFSNGLSIARRTSYNKAICNNLYSLARLFEKQGQYDRARVLMDEYGKLSYTLMDFPFRLRALDLMAELSFKQHYPDDAYKYLRQYIILADSLKEQQVTEKIHELEATFQSSEKENRIMQLQHENERQEFALQRNRLLISLMVVIMLSLLVVAALSYLFYRNGRKLLEQQRKLHEFEVERIRQEHKISLLSAMLEGQEKERTRLARDLHDGLGGLLSGIKLELSTVTPSQTTVHRQTLIQNSLQRLDGAMDELRRIARSMMPEILIKYGLGEATVEYCRGLKKNGANNIVCQVFNFQVADMEHTRQVVLYRIMQELVNNAIKHAGGTQILVLLQQTDNTLFLTVEDDGKGFDAAAGNKLKGAGLANIEARVEFLGGKIDIQSEPGTGTAITIECATSLN from the coding sequence ATGAGAATACCTATACTTATCGTCCTATGCTGTATAACGGTGGGGTTATATGCCCAGCACCGTAATAATGAGAATAGTAAAAGTCCTGCTGCCGACGCTGATCTGTATATAAGACTGGCCCGGAAATCGCCTATCCGGGATAGTGTACAGGCATTGAAGTATTTTCAGCAGGCCTTACAACTGGAAGAAAAAAACAATAATAAACTCGGTATAGCAAAGACCTATCTCGCCATAGGCACCTGGTATAACGCTATATATAATTATAACGAAGCGGAAAAACACCTGTTGACAGCCAGGGAGCACCTGCTCAAAGATACCAGCCGGGAGGGCCGCATGATGCTGGCCAACACGAAAATGAGCCTGGGACAGGTACTCGGCAATAAAGGAGAAACACAGTTGCAGACGGAAGAATACCTGCAGACCATCCCCCTGCTGGAAAAGATGAATGCCGTTCCGGAACTTAATAATACCTACGAGAGCCTGGGTGATATCTTCTTTAATAAGTCTCAGTTCAAAACGGCGATCACTTATTATTATAAGAGTCTGGCCACTTATCCGGATCCGGCTCCCTATTGCCACCTGATTGCCAGCAGGCACCTGCGTCTGGCCAACTCCATGTACCACCTGGATAGCCTGCAGAAAATGGAAACGCAACTGGCAAGTGCGAAAGAAAAACTGGACAGGACCGGCGTCGACTCAATTAATATATGGGCAGATTATTATCACCTGCAGGGCCGCCTGGATGTTAAACACCAGATGTATAACCATGCCGCAACCATGTTTTCCAATGGCTTATCCATTGCCCGCCGCACCAGCTATAATAAAGCCATCTGTAATAACCTGTACTCACTCGCCCGTCTGTTTGAAAAACAGGGACAGTATGATCGTGCCAGGGTACTGATGGATGAATATGGGAAACTGTCGTATACCCTGATGGACTTCCCATTCCGCTTACGTGCGCTGGATCTGATGGCAGAGCTGTCCTTCAAACAACACTACCCGGACGATGCCTATAAATACCTGCGGCAGTATATTATACTGGCAGATAGTCTGAAAGAGCAGCAGGTTACGGAGAAGATCCACGAACTGGAAGCAACTTTCCAGTCGTCCGAAAAAGAAAACCGCATCATGCAGTTACAGCATGAGAATGAACGCCAGGAGTTTGCTTTGCAGCGGAACCGCCTACTGATCTCCCTGATGGTCGTGATCATGCTCTCCCTGCTTGTCGTAGCAGCACTGAGCTACCTGTTCTACAGGAATGGCCGTAAGCTGCTGGAACAACAGCGAAAGCTGCATGAATTTGAAGTAGAAAGGATCCGTCAGGAACATAAAATATCCTTACTCTCTGCGATGCTGGAAGGCCAGGAGAAAGAGCGTACCCGCCTGGCGCGTGACCTGCACGATGGTCTCGGGGGATTGCTATCAGGTATCAAACTGGAGCTGTCTACCGTTACCCCATCCCAGACCACCGTACACCGGCAGACGCTGATACAGAATAGTTTACAGCGCCTGGATGGCGCCATGGATGAACTGCGCCGTATAGCGCGTAGTATGATGCCGGAGATACTGATCAAATACGGATTGGGAGAAGCTACAGTGGAGTATTGCAGGGGACTGAAAAAAAACGGCGCCAACAATATTGTTTGTCAGGTATTCAACTTCCAGGTAGCCGATATGGAACATACCCGTCAGGTAGTACTGTACCGCATCATGCAGGAGCTGGTAAATAATGCCATCAAACATGCGGGTGGTACCCAGATACTGGTGTTACTGCAGCAAACGGATAACACGTTATTCCTGACCGTAGAAGATGATGGAAAAGGATTTGATGCGGCAGCCGGCAACAAACTGAAAGGCGCCGGACTGGCTAACATCGAGGCGAGAGTGGAATTTCTCGGTGGTAAAATAGATATACAGTCTGAGCCGGGTACCGGAACAGCGATCACAATTGAATGTGCAACATCCCTGAACTAG
- a CDS encoding catalase → MPGKKTTSKLSEENKKIAELAPNTEDSNGEYINTNTGVRINDDHNSLKAGERGATLMEDFIFREKMTHFDHERIPERVVHARGSGAHGVFKVYESQEKYTKAGFLTDTSRETPVFVRFSTVAGSRGSTDLARDVRGFAVKFYTEEGIFDLVGNNMPVFFIQDAVKFPDLVHAVKPEPHNEIPQAASAHDTFWDFISLMPESTHMIMWLMSDRAIPRSYRMMEGFGVHTFRFVNANEESCFVKFHWKPLLGVHSVAWDEAQKISGKDPDFHRRDLWEAIESGNYPEWELGVQIVPEADEHKFDFDLLDSTKIIPEELVPVQRIGKMTLNRNPDNFFAETEQVAFHIGHVVPGIDFTNDPLLQGRLFSYTDTQLIRLGGPNFQEIPINRPIIPVHNNQRDGYMRQTINRGRTSYSPNSLGGNYPVQSTVAEGGFRSYTEKIDARKIRERSRSFFDHFTQAALFYNSQSTPEKQHIVDALRFELGKVDTIAIRQRMIGILTQVDRDLAAQVAYGLGLEVPAEPEKPINKGVPADPTHDYEPLPPQEPVPDISLALSMANTVKGSIATRKIAFLAADGVDAASVAAVKSALEAAGAIVEIVAPHLGEIVAADKSVIAVHKSFLTAASVFYDALYVPAGVTSAATLEADADAVHFLNEAYRHCKAIAAHADARQVLEATYFANKLPEDLSEESAMMEGVVVQDDVMKLSEIFITAIGQHRFWEREKPRRVPA, encoded by the coding sequence ATGCCTGGTAAAAAAACGACCTCCAAACTGTCCGAAGAAAATAAAAAAATAGCAGAACTGGCCCCGAATACAGAAGATAGCAATGGTGAATATATTAACACCAATACCGGCGTCAGGATCAATGACGACCATAACTCACTCAAAGCCGGTGAACGCGGCGCGACCCTGATGGAAGACTTCATCTTCCGTGAAAAGATGACGCACTTCGACCATGAGCGTATTCCTGAGCGCGTTGTACATGCCCGCGGATCAGGCGCACATGGCGTATTCAAAGTATATGAATCACAGGAAAAATACACCAAAGCAGGCTTCCTCACAGATACCTCCAGAGAGACACCCGTCTTTGTTCGCTTTTCAACCGTAGCCGGCTCCCGGGGTTCAACAGACCTGGCCCGCGACGTACGTGGATTTGCTGTAAAATTCTATACAGAAGAGGGCATCTTCGACCTTGTTGGTAATAATATGCCTGTCTTTTTTATACAGGACGCTGTCAAATTTCCGGACCTCGTCCATGCAGTAAAGCCAGAACCACACAACGAGATACCACAGGCTGCGTCTGCCCATGACACCTTCTGGGATTTCATCTCGCTGATGCCGGAATCTACACACATGATCATGTGGCTGATGAGCGACCGCGCCATCCCACGCAGTTACCGGATGATGGAAGGATTCGGTGTACATACCTTCCGGTTTGTAAATGCGAATGAAGAGTCCTGCTTTGTTAAATTCCACTGGAAGCCTTTACTGGGTGTACACTCCGTGGCCTGGGACGAAGCACAGAAGATTTCCGGTAAAGATCCCGACTTCCATAGGCGCGACCTGTGGGAAGCCATAGAGAGCGGTAATTATCCGGAGTGGGAACTGGGTGTGCAGATCGTGCCGGAGGCAGATGAACACAAGTTTGACTTTGACCTGCTGGACTCGACTAAGATCATCCCGGAGGAACTGGTGCCGGTGCAACGTATCGGTAAAATGACACTGAACAGGAATCCGGATAATTTCTTTGCGGAGACAGAGCAGGTGGCCTTCCACATCGGCCATGTGGTGCCGGGTATTGATTTTACCAATGACCCGCTGCTACAGGGACGCCTGTTCTCCTATACAGATACACAGCTGATCCGTCTTGGTGGACCTAACTTCCAGGAGATACCGATCAACCGGCCTATCATACCGGTACATAATAATCAGCGGGATGGCTATATGCGGCAGACCATCAACCGGGGACGTACCAGCTACAGCCCGAATTCGCTGGGAGGTAACTACCCTGTGCAGAGTACCGTCGCTGAAGGCGGCTTCCGCTCCTACACAGAAAAGATTGATGCCAGGAAGATCAGGGAAAGAAGCCGCAGCTTCTTCGACCATTTTACACAGGCAGCATTATTCTATAATAGTCAGTCCACACCAGAGAAACAGCATATAGTAGATGCCTTACGCTTTGAGCTGGGTAAGGTAGATACCATCGCCATCAGGCAGCGGATGATAGGCATATTAACACAGGTAGACAGAGACCTGGCCGCTCAGGTGGCCTATGGTCTGGGACTGGAAGTACCTGCAGAACCGGAAAAGCCGATCAATAAAGGCGTACCGGCCGATCCTACACATGACTACGAACCGCTTCCTCCGCAGGAACCGGTACCAGATATCTCGCTGGCACTGAGTATGGCCAATACCGTGAAGGGAAGTATTGCCACCCGCAAGATCGCCTTCCTGGCAGCCGACGGTGTAGACGCTGCTTCTGTAGCAGCTGTAAAAAGCGCACTGGAAGCAGCGGGTGCTATTGTTGAAATAGTAGCGCCACATCTGGGCGAGATAGTGGCAGCAGATAAGTCAGTGATCGCAGTACATAAAAGTTTCCTTACCGCCGCTTCTGTTTTCTATGATGCGTTATATGTACCAGCTGGTGTGACCAGTGCGGCTACCCTGGAGGCAGATGCAGACGCCGTTCATTTCCTGAATGAAGCGTACCGGCATTGTAAAGCAATAGCGGCTCATGCGGACGCAAGACAGGTACTGGAAGCGACCTATTTTGCGAATAAGCTGCCGGAAGACCTTTCCGAAGAATCCGCAATGATGGAAGGCGTTGTTGTGCAGGATGATGTAATGAAGCTATCGGAGATATTTATAACGGCTATTGGTCAACACCGTTTCTGGGAAAGAGAGAAACCACGCAGAGTACCTGCCTGA
- a CDS encoding YciE/YciF ferroxidase family protein, translating into MSKTSSTAAKTTVVTASDVTDTTKTAQENAAVKSGTALVDESSLKDFFCEELKDIYWAENHITVALPKMIKAATSPVLQGAFQDHLNITATHISRLEQVFTILGKPVRGKKCAAIEGIVLEGESIIADTMPGSNTRDVGLILAAQKVEHYEIASYGGLAQLAKTLGLTEVASLLEQTLAEEKETDVLLTEIAESTINSEAASEA; encoded by the coding sequence ATGTCAAAGACTTCATCAACAGCAGCAAAGACAACCGTTGTAACGGCATCTGATGTGACAGATACAACTAAAACCGCGCAGGAAAACGCAGCAGTTAAGTCTGGTACAGCCCTGGTAGACGAAAGCTCATTAAAAGACTTCTTCTGCGAAGAACTGAAAGACATTTACTGGGCAGAGAACCATATAACCGTTGCCCTGCCTAAAATGATCAAGGCAGCAACGTCTCCGGTACTGCAGGGCGCTTTCCAGGACCACCTGAATATTACGGCAACGCATATCAGCCGGCTGGAGCAGGTATTTACCATCCTTGGCAAACCGGTAAGAGGGAAGAAATGTGCCGCGATCGAAGGCATTGTGCTGGAAGGAGAATCTATTATTGCAGATACAATGCCTGGCAGCAACACAAGAGATGTAGGCCTGATCCTGGCAGCGCAGAAAGTAGAACATTATGAGATCGCTTCCTATGGCGGACTGGCCCAGCTGGCAAAAACGCTTGGCCTGACAGAAGTAGCTTCCTTACTCGAACAGACCCTGGCTGAAGAAAAGGAAACTGATGTACTGCTGACAGAAATTGCAGAGAGCACGATCAACAGCGAAGCAGCCAGCGAAGCATAA
- a CDS encoding DUF983 domain-containing protein: MCAVKTEKKPNLLGSILTNSCPACRRGKIFKSNNAYNLKHFTEMNDHCPVCGEDFEREIGFYYGTGYVSYALTVAFSVATFIAWWVIIGFSLYDNRMFWWLGINGVLLVLLQPPIMRVSRTIWLAFFVRYRPNYKEPRPSGV, encoded by the coding sequence ATGTGCGCAGTGAAAACCGAAAAAAAGCCTAACCTGCTGGGCAGTATCCTGACAAATAGTTGTCCTGCCTGTCGCAGAGGAAAAATTTTCAAATCAAACAATGCATATAACCTTAAGCACTTTACGGAAATGAACGATCATTGTCCGGTGTGCGGAGAGGATTTTGAACGCGAGATCGGATTCTATTACGGTACCGGTTATGTTAGTTATGCCCTGACCGTAGCGTTCAGCGTAGCGACGTTCATTGCATGGTGGGTGATCATTGGTTTCTCTCTTTATGACAACCGGATGTTCTGGTGGCTGGGCATTAACGGCGTTCTGCTGGTATTACTGCAACCGCCTATTATGCGGGTGTCCCGGACGATATGGCTGGCATTCTTTGTAAGGTACAGACCGAATTACAAGGAACCCAGACCGTCAGGCGTTTAG